The nucleotide sequence ATCACAGGTAAATATAAATATTTCTGACCTCGGATTTCAATACGGATATGGTCTTTTTGAGACCATTCGGGTAGACAATGGGCGCATTCTTTTTTTTGAAGACCACATTGAAAGGTTCAACAGTTCATGGAGAGCAATATTCAATCAACCTGTGCCAGACCTTACATGGGATGAGATTATAAGACAGGTAATCAGGGCAAACAGGCTTGATAAATCTGTTGTTGCTGTAAAAATAATGGCCACCTGTGGTGACAGGATTATCCCTCCATACAATCATAGTCTGATTGTAACAGCCAGACCATATAAACACAGGCTTACAGGCAAAACTGAAAAAGGTCTGAGACTGGGTGTGTATCCTGAACAGCGGCAAACCCCAGTGGCTGATCACAAGACACTTAATTACCTCTACTATTATATGTCAGGGAAATGGGCAGAGGAAAACAGCTTCGATGAGGCGCTCATACTCAACCCTGACAATAGCCTCTCTGAGACAAACACGGCAAATATACTCCTTTTAAAAGATCAAAAAGTCTTACGACCTGCTTCGCAGCATGTTTTAAAAGGCGTAATGGAAAAGAATACCTGCAAAATCCTTGAGGCAAATGGTTATTCTATAGAAGAAAGGTTGATATTACTTAATGATCTTTCTCACTCGGACAGCCTTATTATAACCAATTCTCTTATCGGTGTTGTACCGGTGATAAGTATCGGAGAGATGAGATTTCATATCTCCGCAGAATTGTGCGACAGAATAAATGAGGTACTTTCAGGTGTCTGACATTCTGCATCTTCTTATTTCAATCCAGTACTGCTCTAATTTCCTTGACATATATCCCTGAGGTTGTAAAAATTTCATAAAAATTCAATCCCAATAAATATATCAAAGTAAAGGAACTGAAATGCTCCTCCTGCCTTATAAAAAAAGTTTGTTATCCCTTTTTATCTGTATTCTTCTTATATCAGGGCATGGGCTCTGCCGCACGCCTGACGATCTGGATCGTGTAATTACAGAGTTTAAAAAGATCAGTAATCCTGATGATCAATTAAAGATAGCCTATCTGGGCCTGGATATATATGCAGCCATACCGCAGAAATCAGAGGTAGACCCTGATGACAGGGTTGTATTGAGCCTTATGAAACGCATTGTCCTTAAAGATGCCATGAGCAGGGCCGGAAAAAATGCTCTTGTGACAGCAGTGGGTACAACCGGGTACTGGGTTCTGGAGCAACAGGAGAGGATTGTAAATGACTATGATGCCCGGGACCAGGAGCGTATAGTAGAACTCAAACGAAAAGGCAGCTACATGGAGGGTTTGAGTGATCTGGATTTTGTTATCATGGGGCCTGATGCAGCAGTATATCAGGGCAACCTTTTCAGGATCCTTTCCCAGGGAATAGATGACGTCCGCCTTATCCCTGAAGAGCTGGAGCGCCTTGAAATCAGCTTTATCACTGATGAACAGGTAAAGGATCTCTCACCAGGTTCAGGAGGCCGAAACTTCTGGAACCAGCTCATGAACCTTGAGGCAGCATCTCCTCATCCTGAAAAATATATAACAAAGGGGGGTAAGGCGCTGTACGGCATGGAGCACCTTTTTGAAGAGGGGGCCGTGGCTGTTTCAAATCAGGGCAATTCACCAGGACTTTTCCGTGAATATGCTGATAAATCCGGTCACCGCATGGGACCCTTTGTAATATCACACCTGTTCGGCGGATCATGCGACATGGATTATTTTATACGCCATACCCTCGTAAAAAAAAGACAGGAAGGGGTAAAGACCGTTCTTCAGGTAATGAAATATCTTAAAAGGCAGGAATGGATGCTCAGGAGAGCGGCAAAAAATATAAACCAGCTTCCGGCTGAGCTTCCGAAAAAACCAGAGGCTGTAAAATCCCTTGAAAACTATGCGTCTGAAATTGCTGCATTCAACAATAAGGCTGTTAATCAGATGGTATGGAAATCGCCTGAAGCAACTGCAAGTTTTGGAAAACAGGCGCAGGAGCTGTCAGGCCTTATATGCAGTTTTGCGCATGAATCTATCATTGAAACAGGTGATACACTGCTCAATTTACGTGAAAAAAACCGGCTTACTGATGAAACAAGGGCGCTTCTCTCCTCAATAGTGTTTGACCTTGTTACAGTGGATGAAGAGAGGTATTCCAATGGATATCCTTCCTGGTATGCTAACTCTGTTTCAGTTGCAGCAAGCCAGGCTCCTATGCCAAGGGATAAAACACTGGATTTTCTAAAACGATACTTTGAAGGTAAATCCGATCACATGGCCGATGGGCCGGTTATCGCAATACCGGAGGTAAGGAAAAAGAAAAAGATGGATACAGGCCCGATCAGGCCTCCACCGGTCGCGAGTGTAGAAATAAATGAGGTTAAGGTTTCACCTGAAAAACCCCTTGCCGGGGCACCTGTAACCTTTAATATTTCGGGAAAGGTTAGCGGTATTTCAAAAGAGATGCCGGATTTTGCAAAAAATGAATACAGCGCTTCCCAGCAGAAGATAATGGAAGAGCTGGGCATGTGGTCTCTGAGAGCCACCATTCACAGGATGCAGATACAATATCTAATGGAACAGGATCTGCTAGGTAAAAAAGCTTCTTCAGGCAGCGGGCCATCAATGGAACCTGAGAACCAGACACTAAACAGGGCATCTTCATCACTGGATAAAATATATGTCTCACCTTATGAGATTACTCGAATTACTGAAGATTATCTTGAACCGGCAGAAGATGAAATCGCTAGGTTATCAGAGGAACTTGACCGGGCTGTAACCGATAAGCAGGATGGCAGATATGCCCTTCGGGTTCGTCCTGTCCCATCTGTAAGATCAATAAAGGACTATCAGAAAGCTCTTGAAGATACAATCAAACAGGCAAAATGGGCGCTGGATATTATCAACAACTTTGTATATCATTTTACAGCATCTCTTGAAATAACCACCGATAATAATGAGACTAGAATCTTTGTTACTGACCAGGGCGAATTTAATACTGTCTGGAATGAGGATGGAACCTATACAGGGACAAACCGCTATGATTCACGCCAGGATATCACTAGAGAATCACTGGCAGTGCGCCTTGCAGAGTTTCGGGAGAACACGCAAAAAGGTATCAATTATGTTGACAAGGCTATTGAATATACTGAAGAAATTAAAAAAAGGGTTGATCAGCTTGATGGCCTTCTGAAAAGAGATCCATCAACTGCCGCTGAAATTGCGGCTGAAATCCAGGGGCAGCTTGAGGTGCTTGCCGCAACTACCTCGGTTACCATCAAGGGTGTTCAGGACTTGAGAGTAAGGCTTGTTGAGGGGGTTACAGACGCCCATCTATATGTCTCAAAGTATATAGATACAAAAAATGATGGAAAGTACAGCAGAAAAGTCCGTTCTCTGGTAAAGGAATGGAAAGTACGTGAAAAAGAGTTGAGCGAAAAGACCCTGCCGGATCTGGAAAAAAAAGAGATATGGCTGAGAAGGGGTGCCTGGGCCGCATGGGGTGCAAAGTGGGGGTTTGAAGCCCTTTCTATTTATCAAAAATATGAGGAAGACAAGGCATCGCTGACCTCCACAGACTTGAGCGCCGAAATGGAAAATGCAGTTCTTGCCTTGAGCTTAATAGGTAAGGCAATAGAAAAGATAGTGGATTTAATACCTATCCCTATATTAGAGAGCACACTGAAAAGCTATGCAAAACTTCTCTCTGACGCTTCGACCTGGGCCTCTGCAATGGATTCGCTTCAAGCCATGCGATATCAGGATCAGGATTTTGAAATACGAATGGTAATCCCTCCTGCTGCCTACAAGACCCTTATGCAAAAATACACGGATCTCGACTCAGATCAGTTCTATCGTACACGCATGCCTCTTGCCGAATACAACGGGCTTACCATACTGGCCTATCCCCGCCCTGAGCCCACAGAAACCGGAGCAAAAAAACGTCACATGATGTGGCTGATATGGGATAAGCATAACCCTGCTGGATACCTTTTTCTGGATAAAAATACCTTTGAAAAATTGTCCCTGTATACAGCATGGTACCGGAGGGTTTATGGAGAAAATATCTCAGGAGAAAACCTCTACGCATTAATTACTAAAGGTAAATTTGAGACAGGATATATTTTTAAGGAGACCGTCACTCCGGATTCTTTAAGATTCAAGGCTGCAACCCTTCTTCGAATCAAGGCGCTTGAGGCCTATTGTTTCTCTCTTACAGGTAAAGGAAAATTTAAGGAAGAAGAGCTCTATACTTACATGAGCATGCTTTACCATGCCTCAGGAGAATTTGCCCGAAACGGGTTTTTACTTTCTGACCCTGATGTAAAAGAGATAATGGAGGCTGTTTTTTTTGAAAAACCCATAAGCGGCGCATGGGAAACTGTTTTCGATATTTTTACAATAGGAACAGGAAACGCGGTTCGTATAAATGATGGTGCTGCCGCATGGGATAAGATTTCAGGAGGTGAAAAGGAAAGGCTTGAGGTATTCCTGAATAAATTTATCCAGAAAAAGGTTGAGGTGCGTGCCAAAGAGAGGGAAAAGAACTGGAAAGAGGCAAAGGTCAGAGAGGACAGCAACACACCTGTTGCAGCAGGCCTTTTATTTTCCGAGACAGGTCTTGTGTTTAATCATGCCTTTTTCTCAAAGGCAGGTGACAGTTATGCGGATGATTTTCTGGATATAAATTCCAATGAGTTTACCATTTCCTGGAAAACCACTGTGCCAGATGACATTGACCTTAAGACTGTAACCTATGTATGTATCGCAGAGATAGCTGGCTACCCCAATACCCGTATACAATTTGCCCTGCCAATGGATACCCTTGAAAACGATATACTTAAACAGATGCTTGAGCTTGCCGAAAAGGCGGAAGAAAAAGGTAATAGTGCATGGAGTGCCTGTCAGAGGGCTTCTTCAGGAGTAGATGCATTTGAGGAGAGAAAAGAGGATTTTTTAAACCTCCTGGAAAAACTAAAAAAGATGGCGCAGAGCTTTGATTCCAGGCTTCAACAGGCAGAACAGGCCCCCGGTATTCTTAAGGTCAATTCTACTGAAGCAGAGAGGCTTTCAGATCTGATACTAAAAGATCAGGCTGAAATTGAAAAACTCAAGACCGAAATCTGTGAACTTTCAGGTGTTACTTCCCAGGCAGAAAAACAGAGACAAACACAGCTTTTTCAGCAGTTAATAAAAATTATGGAAAATATCAGGTCAAACTTCAGTCTGTTTATAAAACTCTTTGAGGAATCAGACAAGGCCCTGAATGGCTGGAAAGATTTCGAGAGAATGATTAAGGAATATGATGCATTGCTTAATGAAAACCTTGGCTGGGCAAGAGATTTATCAAATGGATTTTCCAGGAGTCTTGACGTCTTCAGAGAGGTTGATAAATCAATTAAAGAACTGGTAGAGATAAAAGAAAAGGCAGATACACTCCTTGTGGAGGCAAAGCAGGTTTATTCAGATCCTGAAAGTGCCCCTGTATTGCAGGAGATTCAAAATGCCTATAACCGTGTGGAAAGACCCTTAAATGAATTAAAGGATTGTCTCACCCTGGCCAATGAAAAGAAAAATCAGAATTTACCATTCTGGGAAACAGTCAATTCCGAACTTGTCAAATCAGAGTTAAATATAAAAAAGGGTAATGAGAAGTGGTCACTCCTTGTTTTAAAAAATGAAGATGTGGAAACTCTTGCTATTGAGATTTCAAATCTATGGCTGACATCCCAGGCACAGCTCCTTAAAGCCGAAAACAACATGGCTGATTCTGAGGCATGTATGGGAGAAAAAACATCTGATGATTCCGAGGCAAGGATGCCCGATCTTATCGGCATGGACATAGCAGCAGCAAAAAACAGTGTAAATAGTGTAGGATTAAAGCCTGTTTTCAGGGGTGGAGATCCCGCACCTTCAGATAATCAGGCATATACTGTAGCATCACAATCTCCTGCTGCTGACACAATTCTGAAAAAAGGGGAGAATGTAACTATTATCCTGTATGGTAATTTTGCCGGGTTTACTGTCCCTGATGTCATTGGGCTCTCTTCAAAGGAGGCAAAGGAAATACTGGAAAAGAGAGGCTTTAAAGTATCTCATGAGGGAGGTGATCCAGCGCCCGATGAGGGTCTTAAATATAAAGTGCAGGCACAGGTACCGGGTGCAGGTGAAAGGGCTGAAAAGGGTTCAATTGTAAGGGTGCGTATCTATGGAGATGTACATTATGTAGTTGTCCCATCTGTTTTCTCCATGACATCAGCGCAGGCAAAAAAAACAATTGCTTCCGCAGGTCTCATACCATCACTTTTTGGCGGGGACCCTGCCCCTAAAAAATCAATGAGCTACCGTGTGCAGAACCAGTCTCCTGAGCCTGGAACAATGGTTCCCCATGGAAGCAGGATCAACATACATGTTTATGGGAATTTTAGCCAGGAGCGTGCACTTTCAGATTCCAACTGCAATCACCTTCCTGGAACCATTCTTATATGGGATGACCAGAATGATCGTGCAGCATGCGCCTGTCCTCAGGGCATGGTCTGGAACAGTGCGAATAGCGCATGTATTAAAGACCCGCGTATAGAGGAAGACAGAATCCGCAGAGAACAGTTCTGGACAGGCCTTGCTGCTACTGCCGGGACTATTATTGCCAATGAAATAAATAGAAACAACAGACCTTCAGGAGGAAATACAACAGGGGGAGGTGTTCCCGGTGGATCCACATCAGGAGGCAGTACCAGTACACCTACTATCCAGTCAGGAGGAAGCACCCCCACACCAACAACAGGTGTTGGCGCGCCAGGCCTGAGCAGAGAAGAGTGTGAAAGAAAGTTCTGTCCGGAGTGCACCAATTCAGTCAGCTTACTGGGTCAGTCGGTTTCGCCACAATGCATGGATTGCAGAAAAAGAAAACAAAATGACATTGAAAAATGTATGAGAGGAGAAAAAACCGGGCCAGGTACCCAGCATGTTGAAAAGGAATACATGGTTATCTGTTATTTGAATGATAAAAATGAATGTACAACCTTTGATGTAGTTAAAACTAATGCTCGCATAAATGGTCGTTGGAAAATAATGTACGATGCGGATACATGGGATAAATGTCATGAAGAAGAGGAGCGCCTGAGATACCTCATATTACAAAACAATCCCTTGATAAGATATTAAACGATATTTTGTATCCACGCTATAGCGTTAATAATGTTTCATGAATGAAAATTAACAAGGTAACAGGAGATAGAAGATGAAATCATTAAAGTGTTTGATAATATTTTTTTTATTCTTTACCATATCAACAGCCGTAACCGCAGCACAACTTTCAGGGACTGTCACAAATGTCTCGAATCTTGATGTCACTATCAAAGTTGATGGCGGGCTAGTTCCTGTAAAAGGAGACACACTGGAAATATTCTTTACCCTGCCGGACGGTGAGTCGCTTTCCATTGGGACCTGGGTAATAACACAGGTAACAGGCAATATTGCACAAGCATCGGTAAAGGAAAACACAGGCAATCCGGTAACAGGCCAACGGGCCGTTATTTCCTCTGAAAATCCTTCTGCTATGTCAGTTCCCGGCAAAAAGGAAGATGTGGCAAGCGCATCCTTCAGTACAGGAAGTGTATATGACCAGTCAGGTGGAATCGAACAGATTATCAGTCAGCTACGATCATCTAACCCAATACAGAAAAGGGACGGTGCAAAGATTGCATATAGAATATTTTACGGTGATGCTTCAATAGCCGCCATTGCAGCAGAAGAGCTTGAAAAGGGGTATATGATAAATCACCGTGACCGGCATCATGTTGATGCAATGGCCTGGCTATGCAATATACTTGGCGCATCAAATAATAAGGAGTACAGGCCATTTCTTAAAAAGGTCTACAAAAACACCAAATCTGACAAAATAAATGATTATGCAAAAAAAAATTATAAGCTATTAAAATAAATGCCCTGCCCCACCTCAAACAAGGGTATCAATGCATGAGACAGGGGAAAAAACCTAAGCCAGCGGGCTTCAGAATTTAATTTATATGCATACCCTGAGTATGCGACCTTGCATGGAATATGGTCGGCTGATTTCCCAATTTATAATATTGCCTGTCCCTTCCTTCATGAAATACTTACCAAGTCTTTCAAAGGTAGGTCTTCCCGGGTCGGCAAAAACTATGGTCTTAACACCGCTATCCAATGCCCTGATCATCATTTGCTTAAGGGTGTCAACCATATCATCCCAGAAGCAGATATCTGAACCTATCATGACATCTATATTCTTGAAATCTTTGCCTGTAAGATCACTGAAGTCAGCCTCAATGGTTTTAACCCTCACATCATTTATCCCTGCAAGCAGGTGCACGTAGGGGAAAACAGCAGAATCACTGTCTATGCAGGTAACAACAGAGCCAAAGTTTTTCACACAGCATATTCCGGCGATTCCCCATCCGCACCCTAAATCAACAATATTTAACTGGCTGGATAATCTGATTCGTGTGAAGTAATCCAATAATAACCAGCTGGAAGGCCATATCCTGAATCCATGTATCGAAGGTTTGTGTATACGCTTTAATTCTCGTATGGA is from Desulfatiglans sp. and encodes:
- a CDS encoding PASTA domain-containing protein, whose amino-acid sequence is MLLLPYKKSLLSLFICILLISGHGLCRTPDDLDRVITEFKKISNPDDQLKIAYLGLDIYAAIPQKSEVDPDDRVVLSLMKRIVLKDAMSRAGKNALVTAVGTTGYWVLEQQERIVNDYDARDQERIVELKRKGSYMEGLSDLDFVIMGPDAAVYQGNLFRILSQGIDDVRLIPEELERLEISFITDEQVKDLSPGSGGRNFWNQLMNLEAASPHPEKYITKGGKALYGMEHLFEEGAVAVSNQGNSPGLFREYADKSGHRMGPFVISHLFGGSCDMDYFIRHTLVKKRQEGVKTVLQVMKYLKRQEWMLRRAAKNINQLPAELPKKPEAVKSLENYASEIAAFNNKAVNQMVWKSPEATASFGKQAQELSGLICSFAHESIIETGDTLLNLREKNRLTDETRALLSSIVFDLVTVDEERYSNGYPSWYANSVSVAASQAPMPRDKTLDFLKRYFEGKSDHMADGPVIAIPEVRKKKKMDTGPIRPPPVASVEINEVKVSPEKPLAGAPVTFNISGKVSGISKEMPDFAKNEYSASQQKIMEELGMWSLRATIHRMQIQYLMEQDLLGKKASSGSGPSMEPENQTLNRASSSLDKIYVSPYEITRITEDYLEPAEDEIARLSEELDRAVTDKQDGRYALRVRPVPSVRSIKDYQKALEDTIKQAKWALDIINNFVYHFTASLEITTDNNETRIFVTDQGEFNTVWNEDGTYTGTNRYDSRQDITRESLAVRLAEFRENTQKGINYVDKAIEYTEEIKKRVDQLDGLLKRDPSTAAEIAAEIQGQLEVLAATTSVTIKGVQDLRVRLVEGVTDAHLYVSKYIDTKNDGKYSRKVRSLVKEWKVREKELSEKTLPDLEKKEIWLRRGAWAAWGAKWGFEALSIYQKYEEDKASLTSTDLSAEMENAVLALSLIGKAIEKIVDLIPIPILESTLKSYAKLLSDASTWASAMDSLQAMRYQDQDFEIRMVIPPAAYKTLMQKYTDLDSDQFYRTRMPLAEYNGLTILAYPRPEPTETGAKKRHMMWLIWDKHNPAGYLFLDKNTFEKLSLYTAWYRRVYGENISGENLYALITKGKFETGYIFKETVTPDSLRFKAATLLRIKALEAYCFSLTGKGKFKEEELYTYMSMLYHASGEFARNGFLLSDPDVKEIMEAVFFEKPISGAWETVFDIFTIGTGNAVRINDGAAAWDKISGGEKERLEVFLNKFIQKKVEVRAKEREKNWKEAKVREDSNTPVAAGLLFSETGLVFNHAFFSKAGDSYADDFLDINSNEFTISWKTTVPDDIDLKTVTYVCIAEIAGYPNTRIQFALPMDTLENDILKQMLELAEKAEEKGNSAWSACQRASSGVDAFEERKEDFLNLLEKLKKMAQSFDSRLQQAEQAPGILKVNSTEAERLSDLILKDQAEIEKLKTEICELSGVTSQAEKQRQTQLFQQLIKIMENIRSNFSLFIKLFEESDKALNGWKDFERMIKEYDALLNENLGWARDLSNGFSRSLDVFREVDKSIKELVEIKEKADTLLVEAKQVYSDPESAPVLQEIQNAYNRVERPLNELKDCLTLANEKKNQNLPFWETVNSELVKSELNIKKGNEKWSLLVLKNEDVETLAIEISNLWLTSQAQLLKAENNMADSEACMGEKTSDDSEARMPDLIGMDIAAAKNSVNSVGLKPVFRGGDPAPSDNQAYTVASQSPAADTILKKGENVTIILYGNFAGFTVPDVIGLSSKEAKEILEKRGFKVSHEGGDPAPDEGLKYKVQAQVPGAGERAEKGSIVRVRIYGDVHYVVVPSVFSMTSAQAKKTIASAGLIPSLFGGDPAPKKSMSYRVQNQSPEPGTMVPHGSRINIHVYGNFSQERALSDSNCNHLPGTILIWDDQNDRAACACPQGMVWNSANSACIKDPRIEEDRIRREQFWTGLAATAGTIIANEINRNNRPSGGNTTGGGVPGGSTSGGSTSTPTIQSGGSTPTPTTGVGAPGLSREECERKFCPECTNSVSLLGQSVSPQCMDCRKRKQNDIEKCMRGEKTGPGTQHVEKEYMVICYLNDKNECTTFDVVKTNARINGRWKIMYDADTWDKCHEEEERLRYLILQNNPLIRY
- a CDS encoding methyltransferase gives rise to the protein MFKTREKDYTCNGVKVLRSSHRSIRELKRIHKPSIHGFRIWPSSWLLLDYFTRIRLSSQLNIVDLGCGWGIAGICCVKNFGSVVTCIDSDSAVFPYVHLLAGINDVRVKTIEADFSDLTGKDFKNIDVMIGSDICFWDDMVDTLKQMMIRALDSGVKTIVFADPGRPTFERLGKYFMKEGTGNIINWEISRPYSMQGRILRVCI